The window GTCTGGTGGACAGTCTCGGCAAAAAAGCCGCTTCATACCCAATGTACAACAAACTGACCAACGCCAAGATATCCGATTGCTGCGCTGTGGCCATCGGCGTGTCTAACTCCGTTCCGGTCAGAATCTATAAGGCGTAACGGGAGGATGCAATGAGATACGCAATGATACTTGATAGAAGAAGATGTTATGCCTGTCAGGGCTGCACTGTTGCATGTAAAGTCGCAAATGCCACGCCTCCGGGAACGTTCTGGACAAAGACCCTTTCCGTTGAAAAGGGAAAGTTCCCCAATGCGCATATGGAGTATATGCCCCTGATATGCAACCACTGCGACAACGCTCCCTGTGTTCACGTCTGTCCCACAAAGGCATCGAAAAAACTCGCCGACGGCACAGTTCAGGTGACGGCATCAGAGTGTATCGGCTGTCAGATGTGTATGGAGGCCTGCCCCTACGGCGCAAGGTATTTCAACAGCGACGACAAGCCTACCTACTGGAGCGAAACAGGAAAGCAGAGCGAATATGAGGCCGCAAGGATGAAAGAGCACGTAACCAACACTGTTGATAAGTGCACATTCTGCGCCCCCAGACGTGAGAAAGGCCTTACACCTGCGTGTGTTGCCACATGTCCCGGTGTTGCAAGATTTTTCGGCGATCTGGACGACCCCGAAAGCGAGGTCTCCAAGCTCTTCAAAAAATATAACCCCAAACCTTATAAACCTGAAAAGGGAACGAGACCGAGGGTTTTCTACATCGAGTAACGAACAGGCAGTGCGGCGGAACATCCGCCGCACACCTTAACACCGGAGGCTGAAAAATGAGCAGTGATATTGAAGAAAAAACCATGGCGGCCGAAAACGAGGCGGAAATCCTTCTGCTTCTGGCTGCATTCTATAATTTTAATCCCGAATCTTCATCCATCGATGCCATGAAGAATGTGGACGTTGAGTCCATAGGCGATGACGAAGTAAGGGAATGTTTCAGAAAGATAACGGGATATGCGAACGATACCGTGGCGGGAGAGGAGAGCGATCCGGTCATTGAGCTTAAAAGGGACTGGACGAAACTCTTCAGGGGGGTATCTCCCGCTTACGGCCCGAAAGCACCCTATGAGGCTCTTTATACAGGCGACAAAGGAACTAAGCTCTTTTCGGATCTTACCCAGCTGTATCTTGATGAAGGCTACTGCGGCTATTCCGAGCTGAAGAACCGTCAGGACTACATAGGGGTGGAGCTTGACTTTGCAGGTTTTCTTGCCCTTCTGAGGGTGAATGCTCTGAACGCAGGCGACAGCGCCGAGTTTGACAGGCTTTCAGAAGTGCTTGAGAGTTTTGTCAGAGAGCATGTGGGGAGCTGGTTTCCGCAGTTTTATAAAGAGGCGCAGGAGCATATCGGCACAGATTATTACAGGGGAGTTCTTGACCTCACGGCCATCATGCTCCGTTTGACTTAACGGATCTTTAAAAGGAGATAACATGAGAAACATATTTATAGCTTTTATTGCGGCTGTATTCCTGACAGGAACAGCTTCCGCTGCGGACAACGTT of the Seleniivibrio woodruffii genome contains:
- a CDS encoding 4Fe-4S dicluster domain-containing protein; the protein is MRYAMILDRRRCYACQGCTVACKVANATPPGTFWTKTLSVEKGKFPNAHMEYMPLICNHCDNAPCVHVCPTKASKKLADGTVQVTASECIGCQMCMEACPYGARYFNSDDKPTYWSETGKQSEYEAARMKEHVTNTVDKCTFCAPRREKGLTPACVATCPGVARFFGDLDDPESEVSKLFKKYNPKPYKPEKGTRPRVFYIE
- a CDS encoding TorD/DmsD family molecular chaperone, with amino-acid sequence MSSDIEEKTMAAENEAEILLLLAAFYNFNPESSSIDAMKNVDVESIGDDEVRECFRKITGYANDTVAGEESDPVIELKRDWTKLFRGVSPAYGPKAPYEALYTGDKGTKLFSDLTQLYLDEGYCGYSELKNRQDYIGVELDFAGFLALLRVNALNAGDSAEFDRLSEVLESFVREHVGSWFPQFYKEAQEHIGTDYYRGVLDLTAIMLRLT